A genomic region of Bombus pyrosoma isolate SC7728 linkage group LG6, ASM1482585v1, whole genome shotgun sequence contains the following coding sequences:
- the LOC122568268 gene encoding pancreatic triacylglycerol lipase-like isoform X2, whose protein sequence is MLKYKTYAYLYVMFYLIHKDVIDAVICDEEDTLHVGTKIRLKIYKGNSSHFTSTESMVTNPGNIADDILPDRDSILYIHGFMENTEAENARIIIKAYLDKGDVNVILLDWGDIAFHINYVYVSSQIVTIGKAVAESLNKLVDLIDLDTLHVVGHSLGAHIAGNIGRYANNNLSRITGLDPALPLFYPSTCHIRSTDAEAVVILHTDGGFYGTATNTGTVDFYANGGISVQPGCPIIFGGGFGHHVKVNETQEA, encoded by the exons atgttaaaatacaaaacataCGCTTATCTGTAtgtaatgttttatttgattcACAAAGACGTTATTGACGCGGTAATAT GTGATGAGGAAGATACGTTGCATGTCGGTACAAAAATTCGCCTGAAGATTTACAAAGG TAACAGCTCTCACTTCACATCCACCGAGAGCATGGTTACGAATCCAGGAAACATTGCAGACGACATATTGCCCGACCGAGACAGTATCCTCTATATACATGGATTCATGGAGAATACGGAAGCAGAGAACGCTCggataataattaaag CTTATCTGGACAAGGGAGACGTGAACGTCATTTTACTGGATTGGGGAGATATAgcatttcatattaattacgtttacGTGTCCAGTCAAATTGTTACAATAGGGAAGGCGGTTGCTGAATCCCTAAACAAACTCGTCGATCTGATCGATTTAGACACGTTGCACGTGGTTGGGCATTCTTTGGGCGCTCACATAGCTGGGAATATCGGCAGATACGCGAATAACAATCTCAGTCGAATAACGG GCTTAGATCCAGCGCTTCCGCTGTTTTATCCTTCTACGTGTCACATCAGATCAACCGACGCCGAAGCCGTTGTTATCCTTCACACTGATGGTGGATTTTATGGGACAGCTACCAACACGGGAACTGTTGACTTTTACGCAAACGGGGGCATCAGTGTTCAACCGGGTTGTCCTATAATCTTCGGTGGAG